The Terriglobia bacterium genomic sequence GAGATGACGCGAAGCCCCGGTCCCTGTGCCCGCAGTGAATACCTGGCTCGGATCCCGGGAGATCTCAGCGAAGCGAACGATCTGTAACGGATAGCGGTTCTTCACATCGGCCGAAAACTCTGCAATATCCACACCCTTCTGGCTTGACACCTCGATCGCGGAGTCTCGGGGGATGTAAATCGAGTCATACCGACCCAAGTCGATGCTCTGGCCGGCAATTTTCACGACCGCTTCACCCGAAAGCACAATGAAGCCCGTCTCGCGGTCGCCATTGGAGAAGGACACAGTCGGCGTCGAAGGGTTCAGAAGGATCCGTCCGTAAGCCAGATGCCGGTTCGTGCTGTTCTCCGGGGTCACCGAGATGAAGCGCCCGATGTGGACGTTGGTCTTGCGGAAGACCATCTTTTCAATGGCTACTCGTGATGGGCTGGTCATGGGAAATGTTCCTTTGGGGTGTTTGTCTTATGAATGCGCCGTTCGGAGGGTTCGGACAGCTCATCGCACACCTGCTGATGGCCCCGCGAGCAGAGCACCATTCACAGCGGCACAGCACGGTCCGGCACGGGGACTCTGCAATCCAGTGAAGCTTGACTCCGTGCGCTGAATTGACGCTTCTCATCTTGAATAACAAGGAATCTCTTTGCTGCTGAACAGAGAGCGTGGAGAGGTCCACGCTCTCTGGGCTTGCCGTTCGCAGCCTGGCTAGAATGTCAGCTTCAGGCCCGCCATGATCGTTCGCGCAAAAGCGGCCGTGTCTGAGACCCTGGCAAAATCCAGGTTGTAAGGATTTACCGCCGGGG encodes the following:
- a CDS encoding 5-deoxy-glucuronate isomerase, yielding MVFRKTNVHIGRFISVTPENSTNRHLAYGRILLNPSTPTVSFSNGDRETGFIVLSGEAVVKIAGQSIDLGRYDSIYIPRDSAIEVSSQKGVDIAEFSADVKNRYPLQIVRFAEISRDPSQVFTAGTGTGASRHLHMCIAKNVEAGRLVAGFTWSDPGNWTSWPPHEHAAMLEEMYVYFDMPAPAFGIQLVYNNTEYPELVTVVRDGDAVLMPSGFHPNVSVPGHRICFLWAMAAHREGVDRQFGVVNVQPGFDQGGSGLEAGRKK